Within Miscanthus floridulus cultivar M001 unplaced genomic scaffold, ASM1932011v1 fs_487_3_4, whole genome shotgun sequence, the genomic segment GGTGTGACAATCACTTGGGAAACAGAAATGGAATAGTTCTTGTTTTTTGTTCATCTTCCTCTGTCTTATGTGGTTTCTATCTGCTTGCAGATGGCACACTCTTAATCACAACTACTGGTATGTTCTCTGTTTCACTGCATGATATAGTTTAGTGTTCTGTTTGTGTTATGAATATCAGTTGATGTGAAGAACTGTACTAGGAGTTCGTTAATTTTAGCTATTCTAAATTGCTCGGTTGGTTGTGAAAACTGTGGAACTTGATAGCAATGGTAACAAACAGATATATGGGAATCCTACAAAGATGGGAGCATTCTATGATCAGACTTTCACCATTATTCTTTGAAATTCGCTCTTACCTTGATTTCCTCACTACTTTCATTTGTTGTTCATGCTTCCTTTTTCTCAATCTGTTTTCTTCCTTGGCGATGTAGTTTCCTTTACAGTTTCTCTTAATTTGCAAGTGCTAAACCCCAAAACAAAGAATTATACAGTAGAAGAGTACATCAAAGTTTTCTGCTACCTACTTATATCTATTTAGATGACTGAGCTATTAGCAGTTTAGCGCGCTTTTCTTGGGTGTACAAGTTGGTACCATAATCTCTATCAATTGCATATACAATGCATGCAAAAGGCAAAATATATCTGAGAAGGTTGTTTTTATTTCATTTGTGATATTATGAATACAGTCATTGATAATTTCTTGCCTATATACTATTCTGTAGGAATCAATGATGAAGCCATTTATCGTTATCGAATTAATCTTCAAGAAGAGATATCAAGTGCAAGATTCAGCAAGCTGGCTACCACATACAAAAATCATGCACGATTCAGGTACCTGTCTGTTAGTTTGATTTCACCAAATGAATACCTTGATTGATTAAATCATGGATATGTTTCTCAACACAGTGGAACTGAAGTCTGCCTTTGTCTCTCAAATGATGCTGACGTTGATGATCTTATATTATGGTTGGTTGGCTTCTTCAGAAAGGTTTCATTTTGCCATATTTATTTACCTGCTTAACCTTAGCAAAAAGGCCAAAAGCATGGTCAGAATTTCTAATGTTAGCTATTGAAACCAGCTTTTCTACAACTTGTGTCATCTTCCATCAGGATTTGTTTGCCAAACATCTGGAAGTATCACATTGTTTCATCTTTTTGATGTGCTAATACTTAGACTAGAAATTGCATGTCTAGAGTCTAAGTAAAGTTTGTTCATTACAAAATCATCTGTTAACATTGGCTGAAAGAGGGAAAATAGTTTGATGCCTGTTTTCAAATTATGAGATGTTAGTTTTCCACTGCAAAATAATCTGTTTGCATCACCTTTCACCTAGAAGAAAAGGTActtaaaaaaagggcgtacccagtgcagagagctcccgctctgtgaggggtctggggaagggtgtcagtggcaagccttaccctcgcctgtgcaatgcgaggagaccgcgactcgaacccaggaccttccggtcacaggcggtaagactctaccgcttgcaccaggcccgcccttcattagAAGAAAAGGTACTTATTGTTTCTAAATTGGCACTACAAAAATAAATGGTGAATCTAGAGAATTTTAAGTTGATTAAAAATGTGTGATGATACCATCAAGATCAACTGACACCATGAGTGCTCTCTCCCTTCTTCCAAATAGATCATCCAACAGTTTTTTAAACCCATGTTAAATCTTAGTTAATAACTCTTCGTACATATCCTTATCCTTCATTCCATCTACCCAGGAACAATGCTTTATATGAACTAATTTAGTTTTTAACCTTTAATCAATGAGCAGCTGTCTCCAGACACGGGGAATCAATGAAAACTATATCAACATGTGTCTCAACATATCAGTATTAGAATCCTATTAATGATCTTATGGTAGAGATCTGTGGCATTTATTGGCAAATACGGTAGAATTAAGTGTCAATCTCACACAGTTAAGCATGTCCCTTTTGTGTTGTTGGCTCCAATATTGTCTgagttgattttttttgtttcttaaCCTATGCAGATACAAGCGATAAGAGCAGCAGTAAGTATATCTGAACTATTATCTTTCCTCAAGTTGGAAGTGTAGTATTTCGCATTCTTTCATTTTCAATGCTCCTTTGCAGCTTAAATGGCTCATTGTCTACTCTAATGTGATCTCAGATTTTTCTTATTCTTAATCCCTTCAGTCTTTAGTTGTTGCATCTTGTCATGGTTGGACATCACTACGCCAGGCGTCGCCGCGCACGGGACATCAGGCGCGACGCTGAGCGCGCGGCGCGCGCAACAGACGAAGCTGAAGACACGGACGTGGCTAGTGGCTGAGGATGTTTTTAGAGATAGCTTTCTATTATTAGTTCCTAAATCAAAGGAGATTTGTTACTCCTGTTAGTTGGGCCAATGGCCGCATATATATTGCTGTAATCGGTGAACGCTGGCGGAGGAAAAAGAATTATCAATCTATCTTCCTCGTCATCCTCTTAAGCCTACGGCCTGGGCAACCAGCCGGAGAAGACCAAGCCTGCAGCAAGgttacctcgccggagaagacgacgGACCGAGACTACGAGTTGCGCAGTCGAGGGCCAGCTACCCTAGATCATagcgcccttgacaacctggtatcacgatcCATTCGATCCTCTGTTTCCTCCAACGCCGCTGCACCGACACCCACAAACCCTAGCCCGCCACCAGCCCCCTCCGCGCCTACCGCCGCCGCACCATCATCGCCCTCCGCCGCATCATCGCGTGCCGCTCCTATGGGTGACAACAACCTCCAACCGACACTGGACGCCCTCAGCCAAGACCCTGGCCGCGCTTCAAGCCTCCTCCGAGGCCACCACGAAAGCGCTCGAGGCCAA encodes:
- the LOC136531958 gene encoding type 2 DNA topoisomerase 6 subunit B-like isoform X2, with the translated sequence MSSTSSPHRKLLHSLAYWAVQRCRMSESPCRLTVSLKRPAEPGSSSPLRVSVSDTGVGSKLEEFLELDALARETPAEKWDGTLLITTTGINDEAIYRYRINLQEEISSARFSKLATTYKNHARFSGTEVCLCLSNDADVDDLILWLVGFFRKIQAIRAASLVVASCHGWTSLRQASPRTGHQARR
- the LOC136531958 gene encoding type 2 DNA topoisomerase 6 subunit B-like isoform X1, whose protein sequence is MSSTSSPHRKLLHSLAYWAVQRCRMSESPCRLTVSLKRPAEPGSSSPLRVSVSDTGVGSKLEEFLELDALARETPAEKWDGTLLITTTGINDEAIYRYRINLQEEISSARFSKLATTYKNHARFSGTEVCLCLSNDADVDDLILWLVGFFRKIQAIRAALLHLVMVGHHYARRRRARDIRRDAERAARATDEAEDTDVASG